DNA from Chloroflexota bacterium:
CGTTCACGATGCCCTGGGCAAACCGGTCCGGGTGCTGCTGAAGCTGTAGGGCATCGCTCTCATGATCGAGAAACGCCATTTCGAGCAGCGCGTCGTTGGCGAGCCGCGAGAAGGTGTACCAGTTTGTGCGCGTGGCGGAGCTGCCTGCTTTCAAGCCCCGATTTGGTACGAGGTTCAGATCGCAGATTCCCTTCTCCAACGCTGCGGCAAATGCCCGTGAAGATTCATCTCCATCCTGGTACCAGACCTCACAGCCGGTGCCGCCACCGGCATTGGCGTGAATGCTTATATAGGCGTCCACCTGCTCTGCCAGTGCCATGCCGGTGCGCGTGTGGAGCGGAACCTCTATGTCGGTTTCGCGGGTCAAGAGTACTGTGTAGCCGAGTCCACGTAGAGCCGCGGCGGCGGACAGCGCTACTGCGAGCGTGACATCCTTCTCCTGAATTCGCTTGCCGGTTTCGATCTCAGACGGCATGTTTGCCAGCGCCACGCCGATGGCCCCTGGATCGGGCCCGCCGTGGCCAGGGTCTAAGAGGATTTTCATTGTTTTGAGCTCCTCGTGCAGTTCGATTGAAAGCATGGTTCGTGAAAGAACCTGGATTTGTCGCCGGGGTGGGCCACCTAATTCAAGAGTCGTGGGTCCGACCCTTGCAGCGATGTGTAGGAGGTGCAGATGCCGTCTCATATTGCAGGCCCACGGACACCCGTTTGGTAGGACGCCGATAACGCCCGTAGAGACAGCGACTCTCCTTGCCCCACAATGCTAGGGCGTGTCGTCAAAGT
Protein-coding regions in this window:
- a CDS encoding N-acetylmuramoyl-L-alanine amidase, with product MKILLDPGHGGPDPGAIGVALANMPSEIETGKRIQEKDVTLAVALSAAAALRGLGYTVLLTRETDIEVPLHTRTGMALAEQVDAYISIHANAGGGTGCEVWYQDGDESSRAFAAALEKGICDLNLVPNRGLKAGSSATRTNWYTFSRLANDALLEMAFLDHESDALQLQQHPDRFAQGIVNAIQAHLPLDAGTHAQCTLERQQLIAQRDAIVEQMYGELMSDRADLAYAIRIANGARHPNDLGGMQRDERLRELNEKWAGKI